The following DNA comes from Mycolicibacterium aromaticivorans JS19b1 = JCM 16368.
ACGAAGAGGGCAATCCGCGCTTCTCGGCCAACGAGGTCACCGGCATGTTCATCTCACTGATGTTCGCCGGTCACCACACCAGCTCGGGCACCTCGTCGTGGACGCTGATCGAGCTGCTGCGCAACCCCGACTATTACGCCAAGGTGCAGCAGGAGCTCGACGACCTCTACGCCGACGGCCAGGAGGTGAGTTTCCATGCGCTGCGCCAGATCCCGAACATCGACAACGCGCTGAAGGAGACGCTGCGACTGCACCCGCCGCTGATCATCCTGATGCGGGTGGCCCAGGACGAGTTCGAGGTGCAGGGATATCCGATCCACAAGGGACAGATGGTGGCCGCCTCACCAGCGATCTCCAACCGCATTCCCGAGGACTTCCCCAACCCGGATGCCTTCGACCCGGATCGCTACGAGAAGCCCCGGCAGGAAGACATCGTCAACCGCTGGACCTGGATTCCCTTCGGCGCCGGGCGACACCGGTGCGTCGGTGCGGCGTTCGCACAGATGCAGATCAAGGCGATCTTCTCGGTTCTGTTGCGGGAGTACGAGTTCGAGATGGCACAGCCGCCGGAGAGCTATCAGAACGACCACTCCAAGATGGTGGTGCAGCTGGCCCGGCCGGCGAAGGTCCGCTACCGCAAGCGCGTGAAGGCGTAGTCCGATGGGCTGCTACCGCATCGAACTCGACGAGGACCTATGCCAGGGGCACGCCATGTGCGAACTGGAGGCGCCCGACGTCTTTCGGGTTCCCAAACGCGGTGCCGTCGAGATTCTCGACAGCGAACCCCCCGACGAGATGCGCGACGACGTTGAGCGCGCCGTAGAGATGTGTCCCACCCGAGCTCTATCCATCGTAGAAAAATAGAAGGCGGATCAATGACTTCATCATCCAAACGAGAAGCACTCGACGACTGGGTCCAGCGCTGGCTGCAGGCCAACAAGGACTCCGAAGCGGCCGGTGACTGGAAGAATCTGGCGGAGTTCTACACCGACGACGCGACCTACGGCTGGAACATCGGGCCCAAGGAAGACGTGATGTGTGTCGGCAAGGACGAAATCCGCGACGTCGCCCTGGGCATGGAGATGGAAGGCCTGGAGAACTGGGTCTACGAGTACCAGAAGGTCCTCGTCGACGAGAAGCAGAACGAGATCGTCGGGTTCTGGAAGCAGATCGCCAACAAGT
Coding sequences within:
- a CDS encoding nuclear transport factor 2 family protein, producing the protein MTSSSKREALDDWVQRWLQANKDSEAAGDWKNLAEFYTDDATYGWNIGPKEDVMCVGKDEIRDVALGMEMEGLENWVYEYQKVLVDEKQNEIVGFWKQIANKSDGTRDEIYGIGGSWFRLNDDLLIEWQRDFFDFGHVQKAFVKLISSGDLTPTMQKRIERSVAGEKLPGYYPLGEAPVPIW
- a CDS encoding ferredoxin produces the protein MGCYRIELDEDLCQGHAMCELEAPDVFRVPKRGAVEILDSEPPDEMRDDVERAVEMCPTRALSIVEK